In the genome of Hemiscyllium ocellatum isolate sHemOce1 chromosome 12, sHemOce1.pat.X.cur, whole genome shotgun sequence, one region contains:
- the atp5pf gene encoding ATP synthase-coupling factor 6, mitochondrial codes for MILQQLFRFSTLLRSSLSIELRRHIGFTAVVFNKTKNLDPIQKLFIDKIHEYDSKSKKAGGPVDAGPEYQKNMEDEIAKLQRLYGGGDLTKFPDFKFEEPKFDEVSK; via the exons ATGATTTTGCAGCAATTGTTCCGTTTTTCCACCCTCCTGCGATCTTCACTTTCTATCGAGCTTCGGCGACACATCGGGTTCACTGCTGTGGTGTTTAACAAGACCAAGAACCTCGACCCTATCCAAAAGCTCTTTATTGATAAGATCCATGAGTATGATTCTAAGAGCAA AAAAGCAGGTGGTCCTGTTGATGCTGGTCCAGAATACCAGAAGAACATGGAGGATGAGATTGCCAAATTACAGCGGCTCTATGGGGGAGGAGACCTCACCAAATTCCCAGATTTTAAATTTGAAG AACCGAAATTTGATGAAGTCAGCAAATGA